From Sphingomonas nostoxanthinifaciens, a single genomic window includes:
- a CDS encoding flagellin N-terminal helical domain-containing protein: MTSISRYTAQAEISRQSALSSQILTLQQQVSSGKRLAAPSDDPAASARVSEIRQMQADQVVYTTNTNTGAAISSAADTALTSVTTLLTKAKELMLSGRNDATSDTDRATIAGQLTSLLSNIQSLSTQNDPTGAPLFPDGTPLELPVSDTLNLPATASRDSVFNQVSIAGVPTSITSILTDAATALTTTDATQRATLSDASLTALDDAINHITQVQADQGVRAQRFDTAKTALADAGDALTTERSSLEDTDLTYALSQFQSKQLSLQAAQSVYAQTMKKSLFDLIG; the protein is encoded by the coding sequence GTGACCAGCATTAGCCGCTACACCGCCCAGGCTGAGATCAGCCGCCAGAGCGCTCTTTCGAGCCAGATCCTGACGCTGCAGCAGCAGGTGTCGAGCGGCAAGCGTCTCGCCGCGCCGTCGGACGATCCGGCTGCCTCGGCACGCGTGTCCGAGATCCGGCAGATGCAGGCCGACCAGGTCGTCTACACCACCAACACCAATACCGGCGCGGCGATTTCAAGCGCCGCCGATACGGCGCTCACCTCGGTCACGACCTTGCTGACGAAGGCGAAGGAGCTGATGTTGTCGGGTCGTAACGACGCCACGTCCGATACCGACCGTGCGACGATCGCGGGGCAGCTGACCAGCCTGCTCAGCAACATCCAGTCGCTCTCCACGCAAAATGATCCGACCGGGGCGCCGCTGTTTCCGGACGGCACGCCGCTCGAGCTGCCGGTGTCGGATACGCTCAACCTGCCGGCCACGGCCTCGCGCGATTCGGTGTTCAACCAGGTGTCGATCGCCGGCGTGCCGACCTCGATCACCAGCATCCTGACCGATGCGGCCACCGCGCTGACCACCACCGACGCCACACAGCGCGCCACGCTCTCCGATGCGAGCCTGACGGCGCTGGATGACGCCATCAACCATATCACGCAGGTCCAGGCCGATCAGGGCGTGCGCGCACAGCGTTTCGATACCGCCAAGACCGCGCTGGCCGATGCCGGCGATGCGCTCACGACCGAGCGTTCATCGCTCGAAGACACCGATCTCACCTATGCCCTGTCGCAATTTCAGTCGAAGCAATTGTCGCTGCAGGCGGCCCAGTCCGTCTATGCGCAGACCA
- a CDS encoding flagellar hook protein FlgE, protein MSFFTSLSGLKGAQSDLGVISNNIANVGSIGFKKSRAEFGDLISASPLQSGTVAGQGTRLKDISQQFTQGGFQTSDRALDLAISGQGFFVTKTGSTLAYTRNGAFSLDGDRYLVDSNGAYVQVLPVDSSGTLAATGLSSATNLQIPQTAGSPVATSAVQLGVTLPSNADMPSARSNYSTTTPYAFSRYDSNSYNFSTSTTVFDSSGNPQQATLYYVRTSVPDTTATPPVTDSTWQAHLFVGDQEASADGSAVTTPAQPVTMTFDSNGVLKSPTTGTQFSSVLPSGAGAPMSIDLTFDSSNTRQASSTFTPGTITQNGKAAGQLNNISVDSNGLVSATFSDGTSKKLGAIMIANFPNTNGLRQLGDSRWGQSGLSGDPIISQAGSGSAGSIQSGALEEANVDLTEELVSLITAQRNFSANSKAIETGNNMTQTIINLR, encoded by the coding sequence ATGTCCTTCTTTACCTCGCTGTCCGGCCTCAAGGGCGCGCAATCCGATCTCGGCGTCATCTCGAATAACATCGCCAACGTCGGATCGATCGGCTTCAAGAAAAGCCGCGCGGAATTCGGCGATCTCATCTCCGCCTCGCCGCTTCAGTCGGGCACGGTCGCGGGCCAGGGCACGCGGCTGAAGGACATCAGCCAGCAGTTCACCCAGGGTGGCTTCCAGACGTCCGATCGCGCGCTCGATCTCGCCATTTCGGGCCAGGGCTTCTTCGTCACCAAGACGGGCAGCACGCTCGCTTATACCCGCAACGGCGCGTTCAGCCTCGACGGGGACCGCTATCTGGTCGACAGCAACGGCGCCTATGTGCAGGTGCTGCCGGTCGACAGCTCGGGCACGCTCGCCGCGACCGGCCTCTCGTCGGCCACCAACCTGCAGATCCCGCAGACCGCCGGCAGCCCGGTCGCGACCTCGGCGGTGCAGCTCGGCGTCACGTTGCCGAGCAACGCCGACATGCCATCCGCGCGCAGCAATTACAGCACCACCACGCCCTACGCGTTCAGCCGTTACGACTCGAACAGCTACAATTTCTCGACCTCGACCACCGTCTTCGACAGTTCGGGCAATCCGCAGCAGGCGACGCTCTATTACGTGCGTACGTCGGTGCCGGACACGACCGCGACGCCGCCGGTGACCGACAGCACGTGGCAGGCGCACCTTTTCGTCGGCGACCAGGAAGCGAGCGCGGACGGCAGCGCCGTCACGACCCCAGCCCAGCCGGTCACGATGACGTTCGACAGCAACGGCGTCCTCAAGTCGCCGACGACGGGCACCCAGTTCAGCAGCGTGCTGCCGTCCGGCGCCGGCGCGCCGATGTCGATCGACCTGACGTTCGACAGCTCGAACACGCGCCAGGCGTCCTCCACCTTCACGCCGGGCACGATCACCCAGAACGGCAAGGCGGCGGGCCAGCTCAACAACATCTCGGTCGACAGCAACGGGCTGGTCTCCGCGACCTTCTCCGACGGCACGAGCAAGAAGCTCGGCGCGATCATGATCGCCAACTTCCCGAACACCAACGGCCTGCGTCAGCTTGGTGACTCGCGCTGGGGCCAGAGCGGCCTGTCGGGCGATCCGATCATCAGCCAGGCCGGCTCGGGTTCGGCCGGTTCGATCCAGTCCGGCGCGCTCGAAGAGGCGAACGTCGATCTGACCGAGGAGCTCGTCTCGCTCATCACCGCGCAGCGTAACTTCTCGGCCAATTCCAAGGCGATCGAAACGGGCAACAACATGACCCAGACGATCATCAACCTGCGCTGA
- the flgB gene encoding flagellar basal body rod protein FlgB has protein sequence MAGTDPLFGIDGNALALRSQRMALLASNIANAATPNYKARDFDFQKALAAANNGSATADAANGALGYRVPLETSLDGNTVELQTEQTQFAENAVQYRSTLSFLQARIATVMTALKGD, from the coding sequence ATGGCAGGCACCGATCCGCTCTTCGGGATCGACGGCAATGCGCTGGCGCTGCGTTCGCAGCGCATGGCGTTGCTGGCGTCGAACATCGCCAACGCCGCCACGCCCAATTACAAGGCGCGGGACTTCGATTTCCAGAAGGCGCTTGCCGCCGCCAACAATGGCAGCGCGACCGCCGATGCCGCCAATGGCGCGCTCGGCTATCGCGTGCCGCTGGAGACGAGCCTCGACGGCAACACGGTCGAGCTCCAGACCGAGCAGACCCAGTTCGCCGAGAATGCGGTCCAGTACCGCTCGACCCTGTCCTTCCTGCAGGCCCGCATCGCGACCGTGATGACGGCGCTGAAGGGAGACTGA
- a CDS encoding flagellar basal body rod protein FlgF: protein MDRLIYSSLAAMRGAMGRQATIANNLANVNTSGFRGEIANAQSLWIRGQELNGRATVSDEVKGADMSKGTAAQTGRDLDVSLNGDAMLTVQAADGSEAYTRRGDLQQTNSGLLTTGDGSIVMGENGPITLPAADTVSITADGTIYIVPQGGDPQAPQQVDKLKLVSPGGSTIAKGLDGLFRNTAGGTLPSDPDARVSSRSLEGSNVSASSALVDMIDTSRAWDSQIKMLTTAQELDKSSADLMQLPQ from the coding sequence GTGGACCGGCTCATCTATTCCTCGTTGGCGGCGATGCGCGGCGCGATGGGCCGGCAGGCGACGATCGCGAACAATCTCGCCAACGTGAACACATCGGGGTTCCGCGGCGAGATCGCGAACGCACAGTCGCTGTGGATCCGCGGGCAGGAGCTGAACGGCCGCGCCACCGTCTCCGACGAGGTGAAGGGCGCCGACATGTCGAAGGGAACGGCGGCGCAGACCGGCCGCGATCTCGACGTGTCGCTCAACGGCGATGCGATGCTGACGGTGCAGGCGGCGGATGGATCCGAGGCCTATACCCGTCGCGGCGACCTGCAGCAGACGAACAGCGGCCTGCTCACCACCGGCGACGGTTCGATCGTGATGGGGGAAAATGGCCCGATCACGCTGCCGGCCGCCGACACCGTGTCGATCACGGCCGACGGCACGATCTACATCGTGCCGCAAGGCGGCGATCCTCAGGCCCCGCAGCAGGTCGACAAGCTGAAACTGGTGAGCCCCGGCGGCAGCACCATCGCGAAGGGCCTGGACGGCCTGTTCCGCAACACCGCCGGCGGCACGTTGCCGTCCGATCCCGATGCGCGGGTGAGTTCGCGTTCGCTCGAAGGGTCGAACGTCAGCGCATCCTCGGCACTGGTCGACATGATCGACACGTCGCGGGCGTGGGACAGCCAGATCAAGATGCTCACGACCGCGCAGGAGCTCGACAAGTCCTCCGCCGACCTCATGCAATTGCCCCAATAG
- a CDS encoding flagellar hook assembly protein FlgD yields MTTVSTTGNSYLDSLMTSTSKAASSSTTATGGSSQTINQSGFLKLLTTQLQTQDPTQATDTNQMVAQMATFSQVAGITEMNQSLATMSTNVAALRFGSASNWVGRAALVPSDIATQASNGAYAGQITVPSDAKDVTVSLTNASGQTVFSKDLGAQSAGAVNWSWDGKDSSGTATTDGALSVNVSAVGTSGGNLTTTNNTWNEISSVKSPTSGTTSLVTALGTIDPSTVLELS; encoded by the coding sequence ATGACCACAGTCTCCACCACCGGAAACAGCTACCTCGACTCGTTGATGACGAGCACGAGCAAGGCAGCCTCGTCGTCCACGACCGCGACGGGTGGCAGCAGCCAGACGATCAATCAGTCGGGCTTCCTGAAGCTGCTGACCACGCAGCTCCAGACCCAGGATCCGACGCAGGCGACCGATACCAACCAGATGGTCGCCCAGATGGCGACCTTCAGCCAGGTCGCCGGCATCACCGAGATGAACCAGTCGCTGGCGACCATGTCGACCAACGTCGCGGCGCTCCGCTTCGGCAGCGCTTCCAACTGGGTCGGACGCGCCGCGCTCGTTCCGTCGGATATCGCGACGCAGGCATCGAACGGCGCCTATGCCGGCCAGATCACCGTGCCGTCGGACGCCAAGGACGTCACCGTCTCGCTCACCAATGCAAGCGGCCAGACCGTGTTCAGCAAGGATCTCGGCGCGCAGAGCGCCGGTGCGGTCAACTGGAGCTGGGACGGCAAGGACTCGTCGGGCACCGCCACGACGGATGGCGCGCTCAGCGTCAACGTCAGCGCCGTCGGGACGAGCGGCGGCAACCTGACCACCACCAACAACACCTGGAACGAGATCAGCTCGGTCAAGTCGCCGACCAGCGGCACCACCAGCCTCGTCACCGCACTCGGGACGATCGATCCGTCCACGGTGCTCGAGCTTTCCTGA
- a CDS encoding flagellar basal body P-ring protein FlgI, which produces MRLVILLIAMLAGLVALPASAERIKDLGTFQGLRTNQLTGYGIVVGLAGTGDDNLDYTTQGMRSVASRFGLTLPAGQTQPSLKNAAAVMITAELPAFAKPGQKLDITVAALGKAKSLRGGTLLMTPMQGADGQIYAMAQGNLAVGGLGVTAADGSNVTVNVPSAGRIPGGATVEKAVDAGFATTPEIKFNLAEADLTTVERVADAINARIGTGRARAIDAVTVAINAPQGAEVRTALMGQIEDLLVEPADAPARVIVNARTGTVVINGAVRIAPAAVSHGKLTVKVNETLKVSQPGPFSNGQTAIVPKSSISIDEEKHPMFRFAPGASLADIVKAVNAIGASPADLVAILEALKEAGAMKADLVVL; this is translated from the coding sequence ATGCGTCTCGTCATTCTCCTGATCGCCATGCTCGCGGGCCTTGTCGCGCTCCCGGCCTCGGCCGAGCGGATCAAGGATCTCGGCACCTTCCAGGGCCTGCGCACCAACCAGCTCACCGGCTACGGCATCGTCGTCGGCCTGGCGGGCACGGGTGACGACAATCTGGATTATACGACGCAGGGCATGCGCAGCGTGGCGTCGCGCTTTGGCCTGACGCTGCCGGCCGGCCAGACGCAGCCGTCGCTGAAGAATGCCGCGGCGGTGATGATCACCGCCGAACTGCCCGCCTTCGCCAAGCCCGGCCAGAAGCTCGACATCACGGTCGCGGCGCTCGGCAAGGCCAAGAGCCTGCGTGGCGGCACGCTGCTGATGACGCCGATGCAGGGTGCAGACGGACAGATCTACGCCATGGCGCAAGGCAACCTTGCGGTCGGCGGCCTCGGCGTGACCGCGGCGGACGGCTCGAACGTCACCGTCAACGTGCCGTCGGCCGGCCGCATTCCGGGCGGGGCCACGGTCGAAAAGGCGGTCGACGCCGGTTTCGCCACCACGCCGGAGATCAAGTTCAACCTTGCCGAGGCCGATCTCACCACGGTCGAGCGCGTCGCCGACGCGATCAATGCGCGCATCGGAACGGGCCGCGCCCGCGCGATCGACGCCGTCACCGTCGCGATCAATGCGCCGCAGGGCGCGGAGGTGCGGACCGCGCTGATGGGGCAGATCGAGGATCTGCTGGTCGAGCCGGCCGATGCGCCTGCCCGCGTCATCGTCAACGCCCGCACCGGCACGGTGGTCATCAACGGCGCGGTGCGGATCGCGCCCGCCGCGGTCAGCCACGGCAAGCTGACCGTGAAGGTCAACGAGACCCTCAAGGTGTCGCAGCCCGGCCCGTTCAGCAACGGCCAGACCGCCATCGTGCCCAAGAGCAGCATCTCGATCGACGAGGAGAAGCACCCGATGTTCCGCTTCGCACCCGGCGCCAGCCTCGCCGACATCGTCAAGGCGGTCAACGCGATCGGCGCATCGCCGGCCGATCTGGTCGCCATCCTCGAGGCACTGAAGGAGGCGGGGGCGATGAAGGCCGACCTCGTGGTTCTGTGA
- a CDS encoding rod-binding protein, with protein MAKLKKAAQGFEAVFARQMISSMRTASLGDGIMDSSATEQFRDMSDGKLAEAMAGKGSLGIADMLVKQWGARVAGPAGAATATTNGPATSK; from the coding sequence ATGGCGAAGCTGAAGAAGGCTGCGCAGGGCTTCGAGGCGGTGTTCGCGCGCCAGATGATCTCGTCGATGCGCACCGCCAGCCTCGGCGACGGCATCATGGATTCGAGCGCGACCGAGCAGTTCCGCGACATGAGCGACGGCAAGCTCGCCGAGGCGATGGCAGGCAAGGGCTCGCTCGGCATCGCCGACATGCTGGTCAAGCAATGGGGCGCACGCGTCGCCGGTCCGGCCGGCGCCGCGACGGCCACCACCAACGGCCCGGCGACGTCCAAATGA
- the flgK gene encoding flagellar hook-associated protein FlgK, translated as MSDLISIGRSGINAYQGALAAVGENVTNANTDGYAKRIVTLKEQATNGIGFLSTTHADFNGVQQTTVARAFDLYKSSDAWTANSDSSYADTRAQYLTTVQSQLNDTNTGIGTKLTAIYTAANALSANPTDTTLRQSMLYAVQDATGSLGQAAASLDKVMGTISDQATSQVAQLNTSLTQLAKLNLSLETAQAGTSGRATLEDQRDSLISTISSTVGVDVTLDQKGAATLKLSNYGGPTLVSANSTTPALVSVSQSSDGHLVVSLTSNNTNSIATPTSGTLAGLMDGAGNASDRKGQLDGLADQLATQLNTWQAQGLDLSGVAGTDMLSGHTAETLQVLITDPTKIAAADATASNGNLLALQSTRSASGVETTWHAMVNAQALQVNAANTASTTASAQKDNAYSALDSVSGVSLDDQAADLLRFQQAYSASSKIIQAAKDTFQAILGLFP; from the coding sequence ATGAGCGATCTGATCTCCATCGGCCGCTCGGGCATCAATGCCTATCAGGGCGCCTTGGCGGCGGTCGGCGAGAACGTCACCAACGCCAATACCGACGGCTATGCCAAGCGCATCGTGACGCTGAAGGAGCAGGCCACCAACGGCATCGGCTTTCTGTCGACGACGCATGCCGATTTCAACGGCGTGCAGCAGACGACGGTGGCGCGCGCCTTCGACCTCTACAAGTCGAGCGATGCCTGGACCGCGAATTCGGACTCGTCCTACGCCGACACGCGCGCGCAATATCTGACGACGGTCCAGTCGCAGCTCAACGACACCAACACCGGTATCGGCACGAAACTGACCGCGATCTACACCGCGGCCAACGCGCTTTCGGCCAACCCGACCGACACGACGCTGCGCCAGAGCATGCTGTATGCGGTGCAGGACGCGACCGGCTCGCTCGGCCAGGCGGCGGCCAGCCTCGACAAGGTGATGGGCACCATCTCCGATCAGGCGACGTCGCAGGTGGCGCAGCTCAACACCTCGCTGACCCAGCTCGCCAAGCTCAATCTGTCGCTGGAGACCGCACAGGCGGGCACTTCGGGCCGCGCGACGCTGGAGGATCAACGCGACAGCCTGATCTCGACGATCAGCAGCACGGTCGGCGTCGACGTGACGCTGGACCAGAAGGGTGCGGCGACGCTCAAGCTCAGCAACTATGGCGGTCCGACGCTCGTTTCGGCCAACAGCACCACGCCGGCACTGGTGAGCGTTTCTCAGTCGAGCGACGGCCACCTCGTGGTCTCGCTCACGTCGAACAATACCAACAGCATCGCCACGCCGACATCGGGCACGCTGGCGGGGCTGATGGACGGCGCCGGCAACGCGTCCGATCGCAAGGGCCAGCTCGACGGCCTGGCCGACCAGCTCGCGACCCAGCTCAACACGTGGCAGGCGCAGGGCCTCGATTTGAGCGGTGTCGCCGGCACCGACATGTTGTCCGGCCACACGGCCGAGACGCTGCAGGTGCTCATCACCGATCCCACCAAGATCGCCGCGGCCGACGCGACCGCGAGCAACGGCAACCTGCTGGCGCTCCAGTCCACCCGCAGCGCGAGCGGGGTCGAGACGACGTGGCACGCGATGGTCAACGCGCAGGCGCTGCAGGTGAACGCGGCCAATACCGCCTCCACCACCGCATCGGCGCAGAAGGACAACGCCTATTCGGCGCTCGACAGCGTGTCGGGCGTCAGTCTCGACGACCAGGCCGCCGATCTGCTGCGCTTCCAGCAGGCCTATTCGGCCTCGTCCAAAATCATCCAGGCCGCCAAGGATACGTTCCAGGCGATCCTTGGTCTCTTTCCATAA
- the flgG gene encoding flagellar basal-body rod protein FlgG, which translates to MTNAALHVARTGLDAQNSRMQVIANNLANVNTTGFKRDRANFESLDYQQITAPGAPSSDANKYATGLNLGTGVKIMATSRIDTQGSLQTTDRSLDLAISGQGFFQVTKPDGTAAYTRDGSFSTNADGTVVTSDGLPLQPQIQIPANATNVTIATDGTVSAALQGQSNTTTLGKIQTVRFQNASGLQAESGDLLIETAASGAPQVGDAGTDGRGTITQGSLEASNVDITQELVDMIETQRAYEVNSKVIKGTDEMLQTANQQL; encoded by the coding sequence ATGACCAACGCCGCCCTCCACGTCGCTCGCACCGGGCTCGATGCACAGAATTCGCGTATGCAGGTGATCGCCAACAATTTGGCGAACGTGAACACCACCGGGTTCAAGCGCGATCGCGCGAACTTCGAATCGCTGGATTACCAGCAGATCACCGCTCCGGGCGCGCCCTCGTCCGACGCGAACAAATATGCGACCGGCCTCAATCTGGGCACCGGCGTCAAGATCATGGCGACGTCGCGGATTGACACGCAGGGGTCGTTGCAGACCACCGATCGCTCGCTCGATCTCGCCATTTCGGGGCAGGGCTTCTTTCAGGTGACGAAGCCGGACGGCACCGCCGCCTACACCCGCGACGGCAGCTTCAGCACCAACGCCGACGGTACGGTCGTCACCTCGGACGGGCTGCCGCTGCAGCCGCAGATCCAGATCCCCGCCAACGCGACCAACGTCACGATCGCGACCGACGGCACCGTTTCGGCGGCGCTGCAGGGCCAGTCGAACACGACCACGCTCGGCAAGATCCAGACCGTGCGCTTCCAGAACGCGTCGGGTCTGCAGGCCGAGAGCGGCGACCTCCTGATCGAAACCGCGGCCTCCGGCGCGCCCCAGGTGGGCGATGCCGGCACCGATGGGCGCGGCACGATCACCCAGGGCAGCCTCGAAGCCTCGAACGTGGATATTACGCAGGAGCTGGTCGACATGATCGAAACCCAGCGCGCCTATGAGGTGAATTCGAAGGTGATCAAGGGCACCGACGAGATGCTCCAAACCGCCAACCAGCAGCTCTGA
- a CDS encoding flagellar basal body L-ring protein FlgH: MSSLRIALLLGLSCACVIAAIPAHAGLLGTGDKAKHDQVEYARTPYLAPPAPQADGAIFHAASGYAALTSGARAAMVGDVVTINLVEKTQAAKSNSANTNRTGSISVTPPPTGPIATVLNKVNLNMGQGATFAGKGDAAQSNQLSGAISVTIAEIYPNGTMLVRGQKQLTLNRGDETIMISGIIRAADIDFDNTVQSTRVADARITYTGKGEVARASTQGWLGRFFSRVAPF, encoded by the coding sequence ATGTCCTCCCTTCGTATCGCTCTGCTGCTCGGCCTGAGCTGCGCCTGCGTCATTGCTGCCATTCCAGCGCATGCGGGTCTGCTCGGCACCGGCGACAAGGCCAAGCACGATCAGGTCGAATATGCCCGCACGCCCTATCTGGCGCCCCCCGCGCCGCAAGCGGATGGCGCGATCTTCCACGCGGCGAGCGGTTACGCGGCGCTCACCTCGGGCGCGCGCGCCGCGATGGTCGGCGATGTCGTCACGATCAATCTCGTCGAGAAGACGCAGGCTGCCAAGAGCAACAGCGCCAATACTAATCGCACGGGTTCGATCAGCGTCACGCCGCCGCCGACCGGGCCGATCGCGACCGTGCTCAACAAGGTCAACCTCAACATGGGGCAGGGCGCGACCTTCGCCGGAAAGGGCGATGCCGCGCAGTCCAACCAGCTGTCGGGCGCGATCAGCGTCACGATCGCGGAAATCTATCCCAACGGCACGATGCTGGTGCGCGGGCAGAAGCAGCTCACGCTCAATCGCGGCGACGAGACCATCATGATCTCGGGCATCATCCGCGCCGCCGACATCGACTTCGACAATACGGTGCAGTCCACCCGCGTGGCGGATGCGCGCATCACCTATACCGGCAAGGGCGAGGTTGCGCGCGCCAGCACGCAAGGCTGGCTCGGTCGGTTCTTCTCCCGCGTCGCTCCGTTTTAG
- the flgC gene encoding flagellar basal body rod protein FlgC: MANNLSIFDISGRAMSAQLVRLNTTASNLANANTVSTTKEGAFRSLKPVFTTVGAQPGIATVQVSKVVTAGTDPTQRHDPSNPLADKDGNVWDAGVDSAGELVEMMETARQYQNNVQVLQTAKSLTLDTLRLEK; encoded by the coding sequence ATGGCCAACAATCTCTCCATCTTCGATATTTCGGGTCGCGCCATGTCGGCGCAGCTCGTGCGGCTCAATACGACCGCGTCGAACCTCGCCAATGCCAACACCGTCTCGACCACCAAGGAAGGCGCGTTCCGCTCGCTGAAGCCGGTGTTCACCACCGTCGGTGCGCAGCCGGGCATCGCGACCGTCCAGGTGAGCAAGGTCGTCACCGCCGGCACCGATCCGACGCAGCGTCACGATCCATCCAATCCGCTCGCGGACAAGGACGGCAACGTCTGGGATGCCGGCGTCGATAGCGCGGGCGAGCTGGTCGAGATGATGGAAACCGCCCGCCAGTATCAGAACAACGTCCAGGTTCTTCAAACCGCCAAATCCCTTACCCTCGACACGCTGAGGCTTGAGAAATGA